The Roseofilum reptotaenium CS-1145 genomic sequence AGATAGAGTTTACCCAAGTGTTGCTCATTTGCCCTGAGTGGGCCGGCACAGAGAACCAAATAGCGCCCTTTGTAGGGGTAGACTTCCGGTTGAATGGGAGCATTACTAATGTTGAGGAGATCGGCATTTTCGGGATAGAGCGATCGCTGGAGATTGGGCGATCGGGCAATAATTTCACCATCTGGAGCTTGAATCCACAAAAAAATATTTTCAGCGCTTACATCTTGAATCACCATTTCTAAAGTTTCACGCTGGCTAAAGCGTTGACTATAAATCTTGATATCATTCGGTAAGCGTTCGGCAATGTATTCTATATTTTGTTTATGGGTTAAGACCAATTGTTGCTGCATTTTTAAGCCTGTGGCAATGGCAACTGATCCTAATCCAATTCCAGACACGATTGCTAGACCCAGCGTGAGACGAAATTGTAGCGAGTTAAACTTAAACTTAAATCGATGCCCTAAATTTTTAATTAACATGCTCTCATCTGTGCCAGTAACTTCCCCTCACCCCTACAGATTAAGTTGCAATTCTGAGAAAAGCCTGATAATGCTCTAAAGGAACCCTGAAGGTTTATTTATTAACGGTGAATTATCCCTTGAACTACGGCTACACTATCCTGAATTAAAGGCAATCATTGAGCCACATTCACTTTAAGGGGATTTTCTGACATCAGTAACTTCTTTTAACTCCTCCCCACTGACGGCGATCGCCCGCGAGAAAAGTAGCATTTGATTTAATATGTAAACTTTAAAAAAAATTAGGGTTGCCTTTGAGCAACCCTTAAATTCATGAGCGGGTTAACAATCTATTGACTCGATTTCGGTTCTAATTTGATATTAGTCGCTAATCCCAACATCTCAAGCAGTCGAATTGTCATCCAAGTCATATCAATTTCCCACCATTGCAAACCATGGCGAGCTGAATATTGATAGGCATGATGGTTATTGTGCCATCCTTCACCATAGGTAACGAGGGCAACCCACCAGCAATTTTTGGAGTGGTCATGACTTTCATGGGTAACATAACCAAACTTATGAGTGGCACTGTTGACAAACCAAGTGCAATGGAAGACAACAGCCAAGCGGACAAATATTCCCCAAACGACAAAAGGCCAACCGCCTAAGAAATACAAGAGGAGACCAAAGGCAACTTGGATCAGGACAAAATTCTTTTGTAAAAACTGGTAAACTGGGTCATCCCCAATATCTTTGGTAAACCGGGGGACTTCACTGCGTTTAGGAATAATATGTAAAAGCCATCCCATGTGACTCCACCAGAACCCAGCGTTAGAATCATGGGGATCGGCTTCAGTATCTGAATAAAGATGGTGCATCCGATGAAGTCCGACCCAATCAAGTACACCGCCTTGACAGGCTAAACTGCCGCAAAAAATGAGGAAGTATTCTAGCCATTTGGGGGCTTGGAAACTCCGATGGCTGACTAAACGGTGAAATCCTAGGGTAATGCCTAATCCACCCGTAATCCAGTGGAGGACTAGAGCTAATGCTATCGCAGACCAACTAAAGTTACTGGGCAGGAAAGCAAACAAGGCCGCTAGGTGAATTAATAGGAAGTAGCTGACGTTGACCCAATCTAGGGGATGTTTATTGGTTGTGGCAACACTCATGCAGTAATCTCAATTTATAACAATGCAGGATATCCTGCTGTTTGGAACGATTGCGCCCCTTTACCCATTAGTAGAGAAAAATGAATCCCTTAGAACAGATCCAAGAGGCACAACATGCACTCGCCCCTATTTTTTCTAGCGTGGATGCTCGAATTAAGCACAATTTACGAAAAGTTTTGCAGGCTTTTCGATCGCAGAAAGTGGGGGTACATCATTTTTCTAGTGTAACGGGTTATGGTCATAATGACCTAGGGCGGGAAACCTTCGATCGCGTTTTGGCTGAAGTCATGGGATCGGAACGGGCGATCGCCCGCGTGCAGTTGGTATCGGGAACCCATGCGATCGCCTGTGCCCTTTTTGGGGTATTGCGTCCGGGAGATGAGCTGCTCTCGGTTGCAGGCGCTCCCTATGACACCCTGGAGGAGGTAATTGGACTGCGGGGTAAAGGGGCGGGATCGCTGATGGACTATGGGATTGAGTACCGTCAGTTGGAGTTAACGCCAAAAGGTGAAATGGATTGGGAAGCTCTAGCGCAAGGGGTGAAACCACAGACGCGGATGGTCTTGATTCAGCGCTCTTGTGGCTATTCCTGGAGATCGAGTTTGTCTATTGCGGATATTGCCAAAATTGTGGAGATGGTGAAGGGGCAAAATCCAGATACCGTCTGTTTTGTGGACAACTGCTATGGGGAATTTGTGGAAGAACAGGAACCCACGGAAGTGGGGGCAGATTTGATGGCGGGGTCTTTGATTAAGAATCCGGGGGGAACTTTGATGACGGCTGGTGGGTATCTGGCTGGTCGTTCTGACCTCGTAGAGCAGGCTGCTTGCCGCTTGACCGCCCCTGGAATTGGCAGTACGGGAGGGGCTACATTTGACCAGCATCGCCTGTTATACCAGGGTTTATTCTTGGCTCCGCAGATGGTGGGCGAGGCATTGAAGGGGAATTATTTGGTCGGGTATGTGTTCGAGCGCCTGGGATATGCCGTGAATCCCGCTCCTTCGGCTCCCCGACGGGATCTGATTCAGGGCATTCGCTTGGGTTCACCCGATAAATTAAAGGCATTTTGCCGGGCAATTCAACAGTTTTCTCCGGTGGGTTCCTACCTCGATCCGGTTCCGGGGGAGATGCCTGGATATGAGAGTGAGTTAGTGATGGCTGGGGGTACGTTTATTGATGGGAGTACCTCCGAGTTGTCAGCAGATGGGCCGTTGCGGGAACCCTATGTGGTGTTTTGTCAGGGAGGAACCCATTGGACGCATGTGGCGATCGCTTTGGAAGCGGCGATCGCTGCGGTAGAGTCTGTGAAAGCCTGAAAAAGGCGATCGTCCCAAATATATAGGGGCTTTCCGGCTGGAAAGCCCCTACCGAGGTTGCTGACGACTTAAATTAAGCCATTTGGCAGTTGAACTGAGACAAATGTCAACTGTTGCAAGGTAAACTGACCGGTCAGAACACCCAAAATTTGGTTGGTTGCTGTAATACTCAGCACCGTATTGTTACCGTTGATGGTCGCCGTCAAAGCAGCAGGGGTCAAATTACCGGTTAAGCCAATAATATCAACGCCAACTTGATAATCTTGGATGAGATCCGCTTGTGCTACAGTGGCAACTGCTGTACTGGTGCGGAGAACAAACAGATCGTTACCGGCTCCACCCAGTAAGGTATCCGTACCAAAATCTCCACTCAGGACATCATTACCATCACCACCAATGAGGGAGTCATTGCCCTGGCCGCCGAAGCTGGTATCGTTACCTGTACCACCAGAAACCGTATCGTTGCCGCGATCGCCCATCAACGAATCATCACCCTCATCACCATTGACGGTATCATTCCCTTGACCACCAAATCCAGTATCATTACCGATACCACCCGAGATCTGATCGTTACCTGTATTGCCACTAACGATATCGTTACCTGTATCACCCGTCATGACATCATCACCGCCAAGACCATACAGTTGATCGTTGCCATCCAAGCCTTGTAAACTATCACTACCCGTCGTTCCTGTCAACAAATCATCTCCTGAAGTTCCAGGAACCGGGTTCAGACCGGGTGTTGGAGTTGGAGTTGGAGTTGGACTACTCGACGGAGGAGCCACTGGGTCAGTTATACCTGGAGTTGGAGTTGGAGTTGGGGTTGGAGTTGGGGTTGGGGTTGGAGTTGGGGTTGGGGTTGGGTTTGGGGTTGGAAATGCAGCCAGGATAGCTGTACTTGTCAAATTACCAACTGTCTCGATTACACCTATACCCCCAGCAATACCTTCAGTGGTTGAGAAGTAATTATCAATCTTCAGGTCATTAGCGGCATTAAAAGCACCATCATTATTCAAGTCAATAATCAAACTGGTACTCGTTTCTGATTCACGGAATACTCCTACATCCCCAGTTGTTGCCGTCTGACCGGGTGTAGTGATTGCCAACTGAGTAGCATCACTGATACTAAGTGTGTCAGTTCCTGCCACATCATTGATTACTGTTCCTGCACCATTTGTCTTGTTTAGATTGTAAGTATCGTTTCCGGCACCAGCATTGAGGGTCAAAGATCCACTGGTTCCGCCAGTAATTACATCAGCTTGAGCAGAGCCTAGTACAGCTTCAATATTTTGAATTGTATAACTGATGGTACTATTAGTGTCTGTTGCAGTCCCTGCACTCAAATCGATCGTAAATCCAACAGTTGCTTGCGCAAAGGAGAGCCAGTCTGTATTAGCACCTCCATCAAAAGTAGAGCTAGTGGCATCTATTCCTGCGACTAGGGTGTCATTACCAGCATCGCCAGAAACAGCATTTTGACCTGCTCCACCGTCTAGATAATCATTGCCGTCACCACCATCGAGTTGGTCGCCATCGTCTTCTCCAAGTAGAGAATCATCCCCCGTTCCCCCTTGAAGAGTATCAACTCCTGCTCCTCCCTTTAAAGTATCATTATCAGCACCACCGAGGATTGAATCATTTTCAGTTCCTCCTTCGAGACTATCAGTCCCTGCTTCTCCTTCTAGAGTATCGTTTCCTGTGCCTCCTAAGACAATGTCATTTCCGTCACCTCCTAGGATCGAATCATTACCATCTTCTCCATTAAGATAATCGTTTTCTGTGCCACCTGTAATTTGGTCATTTCCGGTGCCTCCTAATAAAGAGTCAGCACCTGCATCCCCTTGAATTGTATCATTTCCTGCATCTCCTGTTTGAGTGTCATTTCCTGCCCCTCCAATTAAAGTATCTTCCTGTTCACCACCTACTAAGGAATCGTTACCATCCTTACCATCAAGAGTATCAACCCCTGTACCCCCTAATAGAGTATCATTACCTGCTCCTCCATCTAGACTATCAGGCCAGTGCCCCCCATCTAAAAGGTCATCTCCTTCTCCTCCCAGAAGGGTATCATCATTATCCCCTCCAGATAAAGTATCATTACCATTTTCTCCCTGGAGTTCATCGTTTTCAGTCCCCCCATCTAAAAGGTCATTTCCTTCTCCTCCTTTTAAGGTGTCATTACCTGCATCTCCAATCAGATTATCATCATTATCTCCTCCTTCAATGCTATCATTATCTCGACCACCATTGAGAAAGTCATTTCCAGCCAACCCTTGTAGGGTGTCATTACCAAATAGCCCTGTAATCACGTCATTTTGGGCTGTTCCCTCTAAAAGCTCAGAGTTATTAGTTCCTTGGATGATTGCCATAATTTCTGTACTCCGGAGTATTTACTGAAGATAGAATTCTAGAAGACAAACGCTAAGTCAGCTACTGATAGAAATGCAATACCTTAACCTAGCTTTTTCATGTTAGCTCTAGATTGCCGGGACTACAGACTCATTTATGTTAATTCCAGATTATTTTTTGTGTGGTGTGATAGATCAATAATAAGGTTAAACAGCAGATAATAGCAAATTTTGTGGAAGTTGGCTAGTTTAGTCCTATAGAAGACAAGAACTGTTGATTTTTTATCTGGCAGAAATCTATGTCAAGACAAATAACTTAAGTATAAATACGCAGTATTCTTTTTTTCTGTATTTTATTTTTAATAATTTATGTTTATGCTATATAGACAGCAATAGGAAAATCCTATGGATTAGGCAAAAATCATATCATGTGTAACAAAAATGATAGTTCGTCTGAATTAAGATGAGAGTTTAAAGTTCAAAACTCAAGGATTTTTGTGAGGTAATGAATGTACTTAGATGAGTTATGGAGAACTATCTTGCGATCGTTTTGCCTAGTAGTTTCAGGGGAAACTGTGGTTAGATGATGGTGGGATTGAAAGACGGTAAGCTAGATGGTGTAATGGTTATGAGTTCTATTTTACAGTTGCTGGGGATTATTGCGATCGCCTCCTGTCTCAGTATTATTACTCAGCCTATCACCTTGAATAATCACGAGGTTGAGTGGAAAGCAACTCAAGGGAGAGATCCATCTACCCAGTCAATTGTACTGGAAAATAGAAGCGATCGCTCCCTAAGCGGTCTGGTTGTATCAGGCAGTCGGGGAATTCCCATTCTATTTTTTAGTTTAGGACTCACCAGTGTTGTTTTAATTAGCAAAACCTTGAACAGAACAAATAAAAACCATCTCTTCACTACCCCGAAAAACTTCCCCGATCGAGAAAACAAAGGTTTTAATCATATTTTATGGGAATCAAATCCAGCGTTTTTTGTAGCTATTGGGATAGATGGAAAAGTAAAAAAAATCAATAAATCGATGCTGGAAGTTGTCGGGTATACAGCAGAAGAAGCGATCGGTTTAGATTATCTCTCTCATTTTGTTCCAGAAGCCGATCGTGCTGAATTATCAGTAATATTTGAACATCACTATCATTCCTTGGAACCCATCCATCATCAAAATCGCATCTTAACTAAAGAAGGTCAAGAACTTTTAGTAGAGTGGAATGGACGTTCTATTGCCAATCCAGAAACAAATCAAATTGAATATTTTGTGGGTTTAGGCATTGATATTACTGACCGTCAACGTCGTGAAACGGAAATTCATCTCCTTTATCAACTCACTCAAGCGGTTAGTGAATCCAAGAATTTCGATCATGCTTTGGCAGTGACGATGGAACTGATTTGTGAAGCCACTCGTTGGGATATTGCTGAAGCTTGGATACCATCTGCTCAAAAACAGGAGTTGGTCTGTAGTCGAGTCTGGTATCAACAAAGTCATATCCGTCCAGAAATCTATCCACAAATCCAATATTTTCGAGCGGTCAGTGAGCAGATTGCGTTTCCACCTCATGTCGGTTTACCTGGACGAGTGTGGGGTTCACAAAAAACGGAATGGGTTTTTGATATCTCTCAAGGATCAGGTGATTTGTTTTTCCGCAATAAAGTAGCGGCAGAATGTGGTATTAAAGCAGGTTTGGGTGTTCCTATTGTAGCCAATAATCATATTCTAGCTGTGTTGGTTTTCTTCAGAAGATGCTCTCAAGAAAGAGATTCTAAGTTGATGGAATTGGTTGCTTCTGTAGCGATGCAACTTGGATCAATGTTTGAATCGAAGCAAGCTGAGGCAAAATATCGAAGTATTTTTGAGAATTCTATGGAAGGGATTTTTCAAACGACTCCTGAAGGAAAAATGATTGGTGCTAATCCAGCATTGGCGAAAATTTATGGGTATGAATCGGCTGAAGATTTGATGGATAATATGGCAGATGTGGAGCATCAACTCTATGTTAATCCGGAGAGTCGAAAAAAATTCAA encodes the following:
- a CDS encoding acyl-CoA desaturase; protein product: MSVATTNKHPLDWVNVSYFLLIHLAALFAFLPSNFSWSAIALALVLHWITGGLGITLGFHRLVSHRSFQAPKWLEYFLIFCGSLACQGGVLDWVGLHRMHHLYSDTEADPHDSNAGFWWSHMGWLLHIIPKRSEVPRFTKDIGDDPVYQFLQKNFVLIQVAFGLLLYFLGGWPFVVWGIFVRLAVVFHCTWFVNSATHKFGYVTHESHDHSKNCWWVALVTYGEGWHNNHHAYQYSARHGLQWWEIDMTWMTIRLLEMLGLATNIKLEPKSSQ
- a CDS encoding methionine gamma-lyase family protein, translating into MNPLEQIQEAQHALAPIFSSVDARIKHNLRKVLQAFRSQKVGVHHFSSVTGYGHNDLGRETFDRVLAEVMGSERAIARVQLVSGTHAIACALFGVLRPGDELLSVAGAPYDTLEEVIGLRGKGAGSLMDYGIEYRQLELTPKGEMDWEALAQGVKPQTRMVLIQRSCGYSWRSSLSIADIAKIVEMVKGQNPDTVCFVDNCYGEFVEEQEPTEVGADLMAGSLIKNPGGTLMTAGGYLAGRSDLVEQAACRLTAPGIGSTGGATFDQHRLLYQGLFLAPQMVGEALKGNYLVGYVFERLGYAVNPAPSAPRRDLIQGIRLGSPDKLKAFCRAIQQFSPVGSYLDPVPGEMPGYESELVMAGGTFIDGSTSELSADGPLREPYVVFCQGGTHWTHVAIALEAAIAAVESVKA
- a CDS encoding calcium-binding protein: MAIIQGTNNSELLEGTAQNDVITGLFGNDTLQGLAGNDFLNGGRDNDSIEGGDNDDNLIGDAGNDTLKGGEGNDLLDGGTENDELQGENGNDTLSGGDNDDTLLGGEGDDLLDGGHWPDSLDGGAGNDTLLGGTGVDTLDGKDGNDSLVGGEQEDTLIGGAGNDTQTGDAGNDTIQGDAGADSLLGGTGNDQITGGTENDYLNGEDGNDSILGGDGNDIVLGGTGNDTLEGEAGTDSLEGGTENDSILGGADNDTLKGGAGVDTLQGGTGDDSLLGEDDGDQLDGGDGNDYLDGGAGQNAVSGDAGNDTLVAGIDATSSTFDGGANTDWLSFAQATVGFTIDLSAGTATDTNSTISYTIQNIEAVLGSAQADVITGGTSGSLTLNAGAGNDTYNLNKTNGAGTVINDVAGTDTLSISDATQLAITTPGQTATTGDVGVFRESETSTSLIIDLNNDGAFNAANDLKIDNYFSTTEGIAGGIGVIETVGNLTSTAILAAFPTPNPTPTPTPTPTPTPTPTPTPTPGITDPVAPPSSSPTPTPTPTPGLNPVPGTSGDDLLTGTTGSDSLQGLDGNDQLYGLGGDDVMTGDTGNDIVSGNTGNDQISGGIGNDTGFGGQGNDTVNGDEGDDSLMGDRGNDTVSGGTGNDTSFGGQGNDSLIGGDGNDVLSGDFGTDTLLGGAGNDLFVLRTSTAVATVAQADLIQDYQVGVDIIGLTGNLTPAALTATINGNNTVLSITATNQILGVLTGQFTLQQLTFVSVQLPNGLI